TTCCACCACCAACGTATTTTCCACATCAAGCTCAAATAATCACAAAATGCTGATTATTATCATTACCCAAAAACTACTGATTGAATTGGCTGGTAACACCGCTGTCCCTGGTGACATTGCACTGAGGAGCAGTTTACAATGCTGCAGAATGTTTAAATGGTGAACTTCCAGCACTACCTTCAGCACCTAACAGCAAAATATTTCCCACAATACCCACCTTCTTTAAGAGCTTGTTGTAAAAAGTCTCTGGAATTTGGAGCACAGAATCTTAAGAAATATTTATCAAGTTTAGAATTGACTCTAAAGAACCTCAAGCAACAGACCTGCTAGCTAAATTTCAATTTAAAGGATATGTGCATCAAGACACTCTGataaggacatttttttttatgttgtgtcCCCTTCCAAGTGAGTGTAAGGGGCAACAAGAAGTACTCCTGTTCTCATTCTTTTTCTTCATTACTTAAAAGTTACTTAATCAATATGGTTCTGGCCAAAATCTATTTCTCTCACAGGGTGATGTCAAAAGACAAAGCTTGGGTTGGGACCTGGAGGCCACACAAGCCAAGAGGGCCCATTGCTGCCCTCTATGGTAGTCCAGGGCCCAAGTATGCACTACCTGGACTCACAGGTATAGCCAAAATGGCCATTAAGCCTTTTTTCCACATCCAACaccattattatcattattataactGACTGACATTATCTGTCCTTGTTTTCTTCCACAAAGGTACTACTAAACATGACCATACTAAATACAAAGCACCAATGTTCAGCTTTGGGGCGCGTCATACTCACAAGTCTGAGAGCTCCCCTGGACCAAGCTACCTAATCCCCTCCAACATCACCAGAGTGGGTCGAGACGGCGCTTCTGCATTTTCCCTCTACGGCCGTCCAAGGGAGCCACAACTGTTCCAGACCCCTGGACCAGGTCAGCAAACCCCTTACACATCTAAAAAGATTTTGTCAAAACAATACGCCACTTTCGTCGTGATGCACACTAATATCATTTGAGTTTACTTGTCAGCAGTGTCTTTCTATAACTTTCTTTGGTGTTCCAGGTAAATACTCACCAGAGCATTCAGGGAAGTCCGTCTTCCAGTCTGCTCCCGCTTATTCTCTGTCTGGGAGAACCAAAGACCTCAACATTATCAATACACCAGGTAATGTATTGTGTTTGCTGTCATCTTTTTTTGAACTGTGGGTACAAAGTTTCACAACACATAGAATATAAACTTGTTGCTCATTCTGCAGGTCCAGCCTCCTACTCTTTGCCCCCAGTGCTGGGGCACAAAACCGTGGCCACATCTGCAGCTCCCACCTTCTCATTCTGTGGACGCAGCAAAACTGGAAGCTTCAATGAGGACCTGAAGAAGGTACATGTGAATGTCTCAAACAGAATATTTCCTTAAAAAACCAACAACCTAGAAATCCTGTGATTTACTTTTGTTCTCTACATTGTTGTTTCCCTTCCAGAGTCCTGGCCCTGCTGCCTACAAATTTGTCGATCCTTGTACTTACAGCCAAAAATCTCCCCGGTTCAGCATGACAGGCCGCAACTTCCCACCTGGTGAAACCACAAAGAAGCCAGGGCCTGGTGCATACTATCCTGAGCAGGTAAGAAATCCCAAAAGCCCTACTAAAGCCCCAAATATTTAGCATTTtgttactgtattgacattttctctctctagGTGACCTTCACAAGAGCAAAAGCTCCAAGCTTCTCGTTTGGACTGCGTCACTCGGAATACATCTCACCCCTCATTGTAGATGTGCCTGAATAATGTCACATATGCTCACTTGTTTTAACTGGGAATTCCAACAGCACAAAGCATAAAGAGCACAATAAAGCACAAAAAGCAAACTGCTCAGGATTATTGAGATCAGATTGTATTGCCACGGTTATAGGCCATACTCTATTAGCAATTGGCACTTTGTCAGGGTTATTATGATTACTATCAGTAAATTAGTAAATTatactgaattaaaaaaatgagtggCATGTCTGCCAGTTGTATTAATGCAACACGATTAAAAAAAGTACACCAGTTTTATTTTCAAGGTATTAGTTGCTGGTTTAGTATTTTGATTGGTTAAGTAGCCTTTTTAGTCAGTACTTTCTGCAGTATCAATTATACAGTAATTGGACATGGCATGACAGCAAAAGCACATGTTAATAATAACATAACAGATGGCTCCATTCCGTTTAGGTGCCCCCTCTCAGGGTGCCAGTCTGCACGGTACAGCAAGGCTCTGGTACATTCAGTGGAATAAAGCAAATATTAATGCTGTTAGATACACCCGTTTGTCAAGAGAGGTCTATTGAGTTGGCAAATGAAACAGCAATGAAACAGTGACCATGAAACTATTTTATCAAaaaagttgattttaaaatcaagttGTATTACTAAATCCCACTACAACTTTGGTGCACTGAACAAAGCAAGTTTCCTAGTGTACACACTCAATTATgaaaacactgacatttaaaTCTTTATTATGTTCATTAATGTCAACAAAATCGTAATTACAACCATTGcagttatttttattgtggATATAACAATTGGGATAAATAACACATGGAAAGAATGCTTCTCTATTCTGCTGTCTCTATTTTTAAAGTAGCTTAATGTGACATTAGAAGAAGCCTAAAGTCTTCGATGGGCTTCTCTGAGGGCAACAGGTGGTAAAGATTGGCAGGGTCGCTTTTTAATCTGCCTGCagaattaaattgttttttttatcggTTAGGCCCACTTAGTTAAAGATTTGGACCTGCAGAGCAGAGTTAGCTTACTGAATCCTCTTATTACTCACTGCCATTTAATGCCAATGGTTAGAAAACAGTTTTACTGTAAACACTTTGAGGTAGGCCTATTCCTAAGGAATTCCTTAAAAAGACGGGAGAATTATACTACATCCATCCATGGGGAGGAGTATTCTTGACAGGCATCTGTAAGGACAGCACAGCTAGGACCATGACGAACCGTGGTCCTTCAGGCGTCCTCGTTGCATAGAAACGAAAACAGTCAGAGAAATCATGGAGCATCTACAAACTTTTGATCTGATCACCTAGCTAGCGTTAGATTAATGTAGAGAACCAACAGACCTTTCTTTGTGATAGACGAACGTAACATACCAGCCAGCCAGCGACATTTGGATAAGTACCAAACAAACGCTATCACCTCTAACGTTACTTCAACGGCGCTAGCCGACTGTTAGCAGTCGTTGTTTCTCCTTTCGGTTGCATTGTGAAGGTAGCTAACGGTAACGATACAGGTCTCTTAAGAGACTTTGAAAAGACCAATGTAATCTGTACTATTCTCATCTTTAGCTAGCGTCAGTTGTGTCGATGTGTGGACCGACGTACTAGTGAGCGATATCAAGCCGAACCACACGATGTTAACCTCAGCTAACGTTGACCCATGGAGAGCTAGCTAACGCTCGTTACCGTCCATAGCTACCCTTCGAATGCCAGCGCCTGCACGAGCTGAAGTTATTTATTCAGGTGTTTGTCAATGTAGCTAGGAAAGCGTCGACTAATACAATAATTCCAGTCAAAGCGATAGAAAGTTCAGAAAGATAGTAAAATGGCTGGCGACGTTGGCAGCATCCCTGAACTGGACCAAAAGAAGTACGATTCAGACGAGCAGGTGAAGATCATCTGTTTGGGAGACAGCGCAGTTGGTAAATCTAAGTGAGTATTAGCTAGCTGCTCTAACAGTTACTCTTAGGCTCCTTGTAACGTAGctagttttatgttttataatatGTATAACTTCCCTCAGTAGATTACTGTTGTCCTATCTAACATTAcgtttttgttctgtttctcTCAATTATTTCTTTGcgaatttattttcaattccaAAGGGCTTTAGTGCCATTAGTTTCAATAACCATGTTGACaaagtatcaaaataaaatgtgtccaAATAGTCGGACAGTATTTGCATTACAGTAATATGAACATTAACACAACGTTAAAATTgatttatattaattatttaaagtatattttgtgtgtgtgtgtgcagcaagatatcagaatactttattttattattattttatatgcTGCCTCTCCTTCTGCCAGGAGTATTTTAAATGTTGAGAGTTCATTCAGCTCTTTGAAATCAGAGATTAGACAGTTGAActtgtcaaaataaatgatcCTTGTTGTATTGAATGTTTTGCATTGTAGTATTATATTATgaagaaaataacaaatataaattctctctctctctcataggcTGATGGAGAGGTTTCTCATGGATGAATAGTATCCTTTTGCAGCTttagaaatttaaaataaaacaccagTCAGTGTAAGTCATGTCGTACTTTCCTTCCATAGCTATTACACCCAATGTGTGCACATGGACATGTTGTTGGAGGTCAAGCTGGCATGCCTCCATCAAAGCTGACCAGTTGTCCTGAGACGTTATGATTCTTAACTCTTTCTGCAGTCGTCCCCAGCAGTTGTCCACCTATGCTTTGACTCtctacaaacacacagccactgTAGGAAACAAGACAGTAGCTATAGGTATTTATTGTGCAATGGCTTTTGTTCTGCTCTCATTGACCACAGGAATTAAATTTACCCAGTTGCAAATCATCTGTACAGTTTAAATCAGCAGGgctggtttttgtttttgattcacAGATTTCTGGGACACCGCTGGTCAGGAGAGATTTCAGAGCATGCATCCCTCATACTACCACAAAGCACATGCATGCATCATGGTAAAACACACTCTTGGTTTCAAGACAGGTGCCTTACTGTAATCATCTAGCTTGCCCTTTCTCACTCCCCGCCAGGGCCCAGCAGGGAGGTAGAATAACAAGTGTTTATAAAAGGTTTTCATAAAAGTAAGTAATACGTTGTTTCAGATTGATTACTTAAACAACAGTTTCCATAAAATGAGCCACAATATTTCTTTATGTATTATGTGGTCCTCATTTCTGTATTGCGGAGAGGAAATTATAAAGTATCAAATTGTAGTCTGGTTAATATCCCCCTCTAAAGTGTACATTGCTCAATAATTTGGTTTTGAAGGGTGgtttatttcataataaatGTAGTCATGTTTTGGGGTTtaggatgatttttttttcatagagaAGTCAACAAGGACTTAGAGGTTAGATGACAGCTAGAATGCACCAGTTGGACAAGGGAGTTGCCACACTGTCATTGTCTGCAAATACTGCTGCACCCCATTAAAAacctttcttcttctgcttaGGTTTTTGATGTTCAAAGGAAGATCACGTATAAGAATCTGGCCAGCTGGTATAAGGAGCTGAGAGAGTATAGACCAGAgataccctgctgtgtggtggcCAACAAAATTGATGGTAAGTCTAGTTCGGACACAGCACATAACAATGAGCTCCTATAGTTGGATTCAATGTTAATGTTACATTATATTAAAGatacgttgttgtttttttagttcgCACACATCGTACATTTGCTGTAACCTTTAATTGTCTAACAAAGGTGACTTTAGAATTATAGACATGAAAATGCTTgctttttgtatttgcagctGATTCGAAGGTGACACAAAGAAGCTTTAGCTTTGGAAAGAAGCAAGGACTGCCGTTC
This genomic stretch from Etheostoma spectabile isolate EspeVRDwgs_2016 chromosome 8, UIUC_Espe_1.0, whole genome shotgun sequence harbors:
- the cimap1b gene encoding ciliary microtubule associated protein 1B, producing the protein MRVMSKDKAWVGTWRPHKPRGPIAALYGSPGPKYALPGLTGTTKHDHTKYKAPMFSFGARHTHKSESSPGPSYLIPSNITRVGRDGASAFSLYGRPREPQLFQTPGPGKYSPEHSGKSVFQSAPAYSLSGRTKDLNIINTPGPASYSLPPVLGHKTVATSAAPTFSFCGRSKTGSFNEDLKKSPGPAAYKFVDPCTYSQKSPRFSMTGRNFPPGETTKKPGPGAYYPEQVTFTRAKAPSFSFGLRHSEYISPLIVDVPE
- the rabl2 gene encoding RAB, member of RAS oncogene family-like 2; translated protein: MAGDVGSIPELDQKKYDSDEQVKIICLGDSAVGKSKLMERFLMDEYRPQQLSTYALTLYKHTATVGNKTVAIDFWDTAGQERFQSMHPSYYHKAHACIMVFDVQRKITYKNLASWYKELREYRPEIPCCVVANKIDADSKVTQRSFSFGKKQGLPFYFVSAADGTNVVKMFREMIKRALDYKQNPSDFMDEVMQELENFDLEKKENNSDEDGLKAGSPGLV